The Anoplopoma fimbria isolate UVic2021 breed Golden Eagle Sablefish chromosome 5, Afim_UVic_2022, whole genome shotgun sequence genome contains a region encoding:
- the kctd17 gene encoding LOW QUALITY PROTEIN: BTB/POZ domain-containing protein KCTD5 (The sequence of the model RefSeq protein was modified relative to this genomic sequence to represent the inferred CDS: inserted 1 base in 1 codon), translated as MATTAADEQREPEDVAALSTHHGCHLNSNNNNNNNNNNKDSEAGESATEPGGTASQSISNGSVINPTXGSNGKWVRLNVGGTVFLTTRQTLLKEQTSFLYRLCQQQDLHSDTDESGAYVIDRDPTYFGPILNYLRHGKLVYNKELAEEGVLEEAEFYNITPLIKLIKDRIVERDSKATQVPPKHVYRVLQCQEEELTQMVSTMSDGWKFEQMVNIGSSYSYGTEDQAEFLCVVSKELHTPGTGLATEQSHKTKPAEMQEEEEEAPKEEEEEEEGGRGTTPNEWLRE; from the exons ATGGCAACGACAGCAGCGGACGAGCAGCGGGAACCGGAGGACGTGGCCGCGCTGTCGACCCACCACGGCTGCCAcctcaacagcaacaacaacaataacaacaacaacaacaacaaagacagcgAGGCGGGAGAGAGCGCGACGGAGCCCGGCGGGACGGCGTCGCAGAGCATCAGTAACGGCTCGGTCATCAACCCCA GGGGGAGTAACGGGAAATGGGTCCGGCTAAACGTCGGCGGCACCGTGTTCCTCACTACGAGGCAGACCCTCCTCAAAGAGCAGACCTCGTTCCTGTACCGGCTGTGCCAGCAGCAGGACCTGCACTCGGACACG GATGAGTCTGGAGCCTATGTGATTGACAGAGACCCCACCTACTTCGGTCCCATCCTCAACTACTTGCGGCATGGCAAACTGGTCTACAACAAAGAGCTGGCTGAAGAAG GCGTCCTGGAGGAGGCGGAGTTTTACAACATCACCCCACTGATCAAACTGATCAAGGACAGGATCGTGGAGAGGGACTCCAAAGCCACACAG GTGCCCCCCAAGCATGTCTACCGAGTGCTGCAGtgccaggaggaggagctcaccCAGATGGTCTCCACCATGTCGGACGGCTGGAAGTTTGAGCAG ATGGTGAACATCGGCTCGTCGTACAGCTATGGAACGGAGGACCAGGCTGAGTTCCTGTGCGTCGTGTCAAAGGAGCTCCACACTCCGGGAACTGGACTGGCTACGGAGCAGAGCCATAAAACCAAG CCGGCGGagatgcaggaggaggaggaggaagcccctaaggaggaggaggaggaggaggagggagggagaggtaCCACGCCAAATGAGTGGCTTAGAGAATGA
- the plbd1b gene encoding phospholipase B-like 1, with product MVELQEATVYWDAAQKCVILKEGVMETEGGAYGYFNDTLLLSGWGVLEICAGHGGIAQEDETTFFLAGYLEGYLTAGQMFNHYSNMYPQLLKDEKVLNPLKRFLSKQDQWAREQVKLRRHSDPLWNHLGLILAQLDGLHAGAARWAKSNHREPLPAFALQFLNGVGDLLDLVPALTPRSNSSTGPGAFRMPGMGHCTALIKVLPGFENLLFGHSSWYTYAATMRIYKHWDFRVSDTNIATGKMSFSSYPGFLMSLDDFYLLGSGLLMTQTSIGVFNVSLLSQLSPHSLLAWQRVRLANSLAHSGEEWAQVFSRYNSGTYNSQYMLVDLSRVSLGHSIRDGALTVVEQIPGKVMHSDQTQALRRGYWPSYNVPFHVEIYNLSGYSVMWKRYGEDFSYDLCPRAKILRRDQAKVSDLNSLKHIMRYNNFKRDPYSKGHPCKTICCRNDLRPRRPRTGGCYDTKVTDYQMAVQLIAEAINGPTTQGGLRPFSWKSFNLTTHQGLPHTYNFPFVTMRPTLHRP from the exons ATGGTAGAGCTCCAAGAGGCCACTGTGTACTGGGATGCTGCCCAGAAATGTGTGATCCTGAAGGAAGGGGTGATGGAAACAGAAGGGGGAGCCTACGGTTACTTCAATGACACTCTACTCCTCTCTGGATGGGGAGTCTTGGAGATCTGTGCAGGTCATGGAGGAATCGCACAGGAAGATGAGACCACCTTCTTCCTGGCTGGGTACCTGGAAGGTTATCTCACTGCTGG acagATGTTCAACCATTACTCCAACATGTACCCTCAACTCCTAAAGGACGAGAAGGTTTTGAATCCCCTGAAAAGATTTCTGAG CAAGCAGGACCAGTGGGCCAGAGAGCAGGTGAAACTGAGGAGACACAGCGACCCCTTGTGGAACCACCTAGGACTGATCCTGGCCCAGCTGGACGGACTCCACGCTGGAGCTGCACGGTGGGCCAAAAGCAATcacagagag CCTCTACCAGCGTTTGCCCTCCAGTTTCTGAATGGTGTTGGCGACCTCCTGGACCTCGTCCCAGCTCTGACGCCTCGCTCCAACTCCTCCACAGGGCCCGGTGCTTTCAGGATGCCAGGAATGGGCCACTGCACCGCTCTCATCAAG GTGCTGCCAGGCTTTGAGAACCTGCTGTTTGGTCACTCCAGCTGGTATACATATGCAGCCACCATGCGCATCTATAAACACTGGGACTTCAGGGTGTCTGACACAAACATCGCCACTGGAAAAATGTCGTTCAGCAGCTACCctg GCTTCCTGATGTCTCTGGACGACTTCTACCTGCTTGGGAGCGGCCTGCTGATGACTCAGACCTCCATCGGGGTCTTCAACGTCTCTTTGCTCTCCCAGCTCAGCCCTCACAGCCTGCTGGCCTGGCAGAGGGTCCGCCTGGCCAACAGCCTGGCGCACAGCGGAGAGGAGTGGGCGCAGGTCTTCTCCAGATACAACTCAG GAACATATAACAGCCAGTACATGCTGGTGGACCTGAGCAGGGTTTCTCTGGGTCACAGTATCAGGGATGGAGCTCTGACTGTGGTGGAGCAGATTCCCGGGAAGGTGATGCACTCTGATCAGACTCAAGCTTTACGCAGAG GTTATTGGCCATCCTACAATGTACCATTTCATGTTGAAATCTACAACCTGAGTGGGTACAGTGTGATGTGGAAGAGATACGGAGAGGACTTCTCATACGACCTCTGTCCCCGAGCCAAAATCCTCCGCAGGGACCAGGCCAAGGTGTCAGACCTAAACTCCCTCAAACACATCATGAGATACAACA ACTTCAAGAGAGACCCTTACTCCAAGGGGCATCCATGTAAAACCATCTGTTGCCGTAACGACCTGAGACCAAGGAGACCACGTACAGGAGGTTGCTATGACACTAAG GTGACGGACTACCAGATGGCTGTCCAGCTGATCGCGGAGGCAATAAACGGCCCAACGACACAGGGGGGCCTGCGTCCGTTCTCATGGAAATCATTCAACCTCACCACTCATCAGGGTCTTCCACACACCTACAACTTTCCCTTCGTCACTATGAGGCCCACACTGCATCGGCCCTAA